The Algoriphagus sp. TR-M9 genome has a window encoding:
- a CDS encoding sensor histidine kinase, with protein sequence MLNESQRYSLIEKYNLVDSPHELTYDRITEEIARQFDAYGATISIFSQAKVWFKSRYGIYVDHISPEHSLALEMAENQLPYLVIEDFSKNEQYKNHYLHNTLGNKFFVSVPIVLENEIMVGGLCVFDSKPHQLSEKQLEYLKSTAKKVGELFCQTEGPFKDLTQITPYETGIIQKVSSINDFGGFHLNTSSNELIWNPVNNQLLKLKVGWSPRFNDLINPTFSKQLKANKDVFKLMIDLQALISNDKLTQHARLYTLEFALQKPLHLNVIYQRNGDHIHVLFKNESRFLELAHQDSKNKSFLKEVESISKIGGWEFDLESSGFRFSKNAAKILDIASKPTASLESLDMEHKVKDFQALKNGFRNSVLNKTEYSGDHNFKLPGQPNKILRVQGKPIFIDSTCNRIVGTIQDITEDKAQLELVSILKTNVEKQVSFYKSLINNNNIYILQLQPEGKLIFSNKHYNQVFAKGKSEEELFGQNELESYSAKNRSKIKSIISRCLEAPGTSFSLYLDRVDSKGEHKLTQWDCCTIGSEDAKQDILLIGIDITQLKKSKEKLEQLVEKIYQQQERSLEFGKIVNHNVRSQVANLQGLIQLMDLMQTPEEKMEYFNHLETTVNNLNNITNIVSLVLAIQNNFNYEKTTIHLEDLVDEILSDFWKEMIQHAIQIDLDIPEGFTLTTNKDYLEIILQELINNAIKFRNPAKKLKLSIRAKRTENQSVIEVRDNGIGIDLNLYKNRIFKLYDTLSPSTNFKGTGLYLSKVRINSMGGTIRLASKPMEGTAVFIELPDEEN encoded by the coding sequence ATGCTAAATGAATCACAAAGATACAGCCTGATTGAAAAATACAATTTAGTGGATTCTCCACATGAGCTGACTTATGATAGAATAACCGAAGAAATCGCCAGGCAATTTGATGCTTATGGGGCTACTATTTCTATATTTTCACAAGCTAAGGTTTGGTTCAAATCCAGGTATGGCATCTATGTGGATCATATTAGCCCAGAACATTCTCTCGCGTTGGAAATGGCTGAAAATCAACTTCCCTACTTGGTAATTGAGGATTTCAGCAAAAATGAGCAATACAAAAACCACTATCTGCATAACACCTTAGGCAATAAATTCTTCGTTTCGGTTCCTATTGTACTGGAGAATGAAATTATGGTAGGAGGACTATGCGTATTTGACTCCAAACCGCACCAGCTATCCGAAAAACAGCTCGAATACCTGAAATCCACTGCTAAAAAGGTGGGGGAACTCTTTTGCCAAACCGAAGGCCCTTTCAAAGATTTGACACAGATCACCCCTTATGAGACAGGAATAATCCAAAAAGTATCGAGCATTAATGACTTTGGAGGTTTTCATTTGAATACCAGCTCCAATGAATTGATCTGGAATCCTGTCAACAATCAATTGCTGAAATTAAAAGTGGGCTGGTCCCCGAGGTTTAATGATCTGATCAACCCTACTTTTTCCAAGCAACTCAAAGCGAATAAAGATGTGTTTAAGTTAATGATTGACCTTCAGGCTTTGATCAGCAATGATAAACTTACGCAGCACGCCAGACTTTACACTTTAGAATTTGCACTGCAAAAACCCCTTCACCTAAACGTGATCTACCAAAGAAACGGGGATCACATCCATGTGCTCTTTAAGAATGAGAGTAGATTTTTGGAACTGGCCCATCAGGACTCCAAGAATAAAAGTTTTCTGAAAGAGGTAGAATCCATCTCAAAAATCGGAGGATGGGAATTTGACTTGGAAAGTAGCGGATTTAGATTTTCTAAAAATGCTGCAAAAATCCTAGATATCGCATCCAAACCTACGGCATCTCTAGAATCACTCGATATGGAGCATAAAGTCAAGGATTTCCAGGCACTGAAAAATGGTTTTAGAAATTCAGTATTAAACAAAACTGAATATTCAGGCGATCACAATTTTAAGCTTCCAGGCCAGCCAAACAAGATCCTCAGGGTTCAGGGTAAACCTATATTCATAGATTCAACCTGCAATAGAATAGTGGGTACAATTCAGGATATTACCGAGGATAAAGCACAACTTGAGCTGGTTTCTATCCTCAAGACTAATGTAGAAAAACAGGTGAGTTTTTATAAATCCCTGATCAACAATAACAATATCTACATTTTGCAGCTACAGCCTGAGGGGAAGTTGATTTTTTCCAATAAACATTACAATCAGGTATTTGCCAAAGGAAAATCAGAGGAAGAGTTATTTGGTCAAAATGAACTGGAAAGCTACTCTGCAAAAAACAGAAGCAAGATCAAATCCATTATCTCAAGGTGTTTGGAAGCGCCCGGAACCTCATTTTCTCTCTACTTGGATCGAGTGGACAGCAAAGGAGAACACAAACTCACGCAATGGGATTGCTGTACTATTGGAAGCGAAGATGCGAAACAGGACATACTGCTCATAGGCATAGATATCACCCAGCTGAAAAAGAGTAAGGAAAAACTCGAACAGCTAGTGGAAAAAATCTACCAGCAGCAGGAAAGGTCTCTGGAGTTTGGCAAGATAGTCAACCATAATGTACGCTCGCAGGTCGCTAATCTGCAAGGACTTATCCAACTTATGGATCTCATGCAGACTCCAGAAGAGAAAATGGAATATTTCAACCATCTGGAAACTACAGTCAATAACCTTAATAATATTACAAATATAGTTTCCTTGGTATTGGCGATTCAGAATAACTTCAATTATGAAAAAACAACCATACATTTAGAAGACCTGGTAGATGAAATTCTCTCCGACTTTTGGAAGGAAATGATCCAGCATGCTATACAGATAGACCTGGATATTCCGGAGGGATTTACGCTGACTACCAATAAGGATTACCTGGAAATCATATTACAGGAACTGATCAATAATGCAATAAAATTCAGAAATCCAGCCAAGAAGCTTAAGTTAAGCATACGAGCAAAAAGAACTGAAAACCAATCCGTTATAGAAGTTAGAGATAATGGAATCGGAATAGACCTCAATTTGTACAAGAACAGAATTTTTAAGCTGTACGATACCCTTTCTCCCTCCACCAACTTCAAAGGAACAGGGCTTTACCTCTCCAAGGTCAGAATCAACTCCATGGGAGGTACTATCAGACTGGCCTCGAAACCTATGGAAGGAACCGCAGTATTTATAGAATTGCCTGATGAAGAAAATTAA
- a CDS encoding response regulator encodes MKKINIIIVDDDALCILIAKKLIEKYFPTEILKSIEAISDPKVGLELIEKHLQEDQKEDSNPMVLYVLLDISMPEIDGWMFLEKLSKIDPENIVKVFMHSSSVDIADKNKALQYERVVHYFHKPLNQAKIEVLYEKIRKLN; translated from the coding sequence ATGAAGAAAATTAATATCATAATAGTTGACGATGATGCCCTATGCATTCTCATAGCCAAAAAGCTGATCGAAAAGTATTTCCCTACCGAAATCCTTAAATCTATCGAGGCAATCAGCGATCCCAAAGTGGGGTTGGAACTAATTGAAAAACACTTGCAGGAGGACCAAAAAGAGGATTCTAATCCTATGGTACTTTACGTGCTCCTAGATATCAGCATGCCGGAAATAGACGGCTGGATGTTTTTGGAAAAACTCAGTAAAATAGATCCTGAAAACATCGTTAAAGTTTTTATGCATAGTTCTTCTGTAGATATTGCTGACAAAAACAAGGCTTTGCAATACGAAAGAGTGGTCCATTATTTCCACAAGCCACTCAATCAAGCTAAAATTGAAGTGCTTTACGAGAAAATCCGAAAACTGAACTAA
- a CDS encoding PAS domain-containing protein, which produces MRRKSEVKRVPLLSWDISSPYYRVKQQKSEELQLLMKFAREYSWSIDLRRELSTPYEALVLTDLDQNIVYVNPGFQAMTGYSPDFAIGKKPTFLQGKSTSLTTRNQIRAKLSAEIPFSGSLVNYRNNGEAYLCEISIFPLHNSSHELTHFLAIEKELPAFVSLQ; this is translated from the coding sequence ATGAGAAGGAAAAGTGAAGTTAAGCGTGTACCATTGCTGAGTTGGGATATCAGTAGTCCCTATTATCGGGTCAAGCAGCAAAAATCAGAGGAATTACAGTTGCTCATGAAGTTTGCAAGGGAGTATTCCTGGAGCATTGACTTGAGAAGGGAACTGTCCACTCCTTACGAGGCATTGGTTTTGACTGATCTGGATCAAAATATCGTTTATGTGAATCCTGGATTTCAGGCGATGACCGGATATTCACCTGATTTTGCTATTGGCAAAAAACCTACTTTCCTTCAGGGAAAATCAACTTCTTTGACTACCAGAAATCAAATCAGAGCGAAGCTTTCTGCTGAAATACCATTTTCGGGTTCCTTGGTTAATTATAGGAATAATGGGGAAGCATACTTATGTGAGATCTCCATTTTTCCCCTGCATAATAGCAGTCATGAATTGACTCATTTTTTAGCAATTGAAAAGGAGTTACCAGCTTTTGTCTCTCTTCAGTAA
- a CDS encoding DUF2490 domain-containing protein, which translates to MNKTFLILLLSIFTYSASAQTAIDEDQLGAWYMYFYSMKFKESQFGMQGDFQYRAWNMASDKEQLLLRSGFTYSPREANITFTLGYAYISTGAFGESSANVLENRIYQEALLPQKVGGRFYLTHRFRFEQRWVEGQDFRTRFRYNIFMNIPLNKPSLQKDAVYLALYNEIFINGQKNVNAGSSVELFDRNRTYLGLGYGLRDNLRVQAGWMKQTTNSWAKGQLQFSLHHSF; encoded by the coding sequence ATGAACAAAACATTCCTTATTCTCCTGCTCAGTATTTTTACTTATTCTGCCTCTGCACAAACTGCCATAGATGAGGACCAACTGGGTGCATGGTACATGTATTTTTACTCCATGAAGTTTAAAGAAAGTCAATTTGGGATGCAGGGTGATTTTCAATACCGCGCCTGGAATATGGCTAGCGACAAGGAACAGCTACTCCTGCGTTCCGGATTCACCTACTCTCCTCGTGAGGCAAATATTACTTTCACACTTGGGTATGCTTATATTTCTACAGGAGCTTTTGGGGAGTCGAGTGCCAATGTGCTTGAAAACAGAATCTATCAAGAAGCCTTACTTCCTCAGAAAGTGGGAGGTAGGTTTTATTTGACACATAGGTTTAGGTTTGAACAGCGATGGGTTGAGGGGCAAGATTTTAGAACCAGGTTTCGATATAATATTTTCATGAATATACCGCTCAATAAACCTAGTCTGCAAAAGGATGCGGTGTATTTAGCACTTTACAATGAGATCTTCATCAATGGGCAAAAGAATGTGAATGCAGGTAGCAGTGTGGAGCTTTTTGACCGTAACAGAACCTACCTTGGGCTAGGGTATGGCCTAAGGGATAATCTGAGAGTTCAGGCAGGATGGATGAAGCAAACTACCAACAGCTGGGCAAAAGGGCAACTACAGTTTAGCCTTCACCATAGCTTTTGA
- a CDS encoding LytR/AlgR family response regulator transcription factor, with protein MEMTIAIVEDEQHCTDRIMAFLKPYSDRVRVICFNSLDSALEGLESERPEILFLDVMIGEKTGFDLLSKIANPDFCLIFTTSYEQYALDAFKLSAIDYLLKPIDRIDFDKAITKAFEKIDHKQLKERVGVLMNHLSHIHTSKKISIPSKEGYVFLTIQDILRCEADVNYTHVITVNAKKYTVSKTLKYFEALLKDFGFFRIHNSHLINLKCVNGYSKSGYVTLMNGLVLEISVRRKDAFVHAIGAYMVG; from the coding sequence ATGGAAATGACTATAGCAATTGTCGAGGACGAACAGCACTGCACAGATAGGATTATGGCATTTTTAAAGCCTTATAGCGATAGAGTCCGGGTTATCTGCTTTAATTCTCTCGATTCAGCACTAGAGGGATTGGAAAGTGAACGGCCAGAAATTTTATTTTTAGATGTGATGATAGGAGAAAAGACAGGTTTTGACCTGCTTTCAAAAATTGCCAATCCGGATTTTTGTTTGATTTTCACTACCTCCTATGAGCAATATGCTTTGGATGCTTTTAAACTCTCTGCTATAGATTACCTGCTGAAACCTATTGATCGGATAGATTTTGATAAAGCTATCACTAAGGCTTTCGAAAAAATAGACCACAAGCAGCTGAAAGAGCGAGTAGGAGTATTGATGAACCACTTATCGCATATCCATACTTCTAAAAAAATCAGTATTCCTTCAAAGGAGGGTTATGTCTTTTTGACTATTCAGGATATTTTAAGGTGTGAAGCAGACGTGAATTATACCCATGTAATAACAGTGAATGCGAAAAAGTATACTGTATCCAAAACCTTGAAATACTTTGAGGCGCTGCTTAAAGACTTTGGCTTTTTTAGAATTCATAATTCCCACTTAATCAACCTCAAATGTGTGAATGGTTATTCTAAAAGTGGATATGTCACCCTGATGAATGGATTGGTGCTTGAAATATCGGTTCGCAGGAAAGATGCATTTGTCCATGCAATTGGAGCATATATGGTAGGCTAA
- a CDS encoding tetratricopeptide repeat-containing sensor histidine kinase, whose translation MSLCVILTIILHFLGDIPQGFFEGRGDTLAVDSVDISDLDSTIIDQRNDFLKKALFENPGDSKLEIWGLQTLELAKILDYPKGIMVAYERLGLIYQYSYSNPFKALDYYYTALAIAEQNSKLEAFQWSIKGNIATIYYEQEEYQKALSLFEEVATNSQSSALNASLNIANIYGALDQNDSAIYYFKKALDYDQLKSNPLQLANLYSNLSLIYVQNDQPEEGVKMAEKSLNLVDSLEIDFVKPTAYANAAMAFLGVGDLDKAEILAKESLQLSENQGNIFLQKSAWGTLSDVFAAKSDFEGSLKAYKRFSVLKDSLNNQNRRVAVSRKQMAFDFDKERAQALAELEREKIVRKYSLILANLIVLILLCGVYFYKKRRDALAEKNEAEFRALVSETELKALRAQMNPHFIFNSLNSIGDYILKNDLDDAQDYLSSFGKLMRLVLENSVQKEISLSDDVAFLELYLQVENKRQPAKFNYTIHLAENLEAQNILVPPMLLQPFVENCIWHAFPGREENGEININYQKLGDFLHCKVEDNGIGRKVTSLGLGKKSKGISITESRIRILNEQSGLEGKLQITDKPEGAGTIIEIIIPLNLAY comes from the coding sequence ATGAGCCTTTGTGTGATACTGACTATAATACTTCATTTTTTGGGAGATATTCCTCAAGGTTTTTTTGAGGGAAGGGGAGATACTTTAGCGGTAGATTCTGTGGATATCAGTGACCTTGACTCAACAATCATTGATCAGAGAAATGACTTCCTCAAAAAAGCTTTATTTGAAAATCCTGGAGATAGCAAATTGGAAATCTGGGGTTTGCAAACTCTTGAACTTGCTAAAATTCTGGATTATCCTAAAGGAATAATGGTGGCATATGAAAGACTGGGGTTGATCTATCAATACAGCTATTCCAATCCTTTTAAAGCACTGGACTATTATTATACAGCACTTGCCATAGCCGAGCAAAATTCGAAATTGGAAGCCTTCCAATGGAGCATAAAAGGTAATATCGCGACCATTTATTATGAGCAGGAGGAATATCAGAAGGCTTTAAGCTTGTTTGAAGAGGTAGCTACAAATAGCCAAAGTTCAGCATTGAATGCATCCCTGAACATAGCAAATATTTATGGTGCATTGGATCAAAATGATTCGGCTATTTATTACTTCAAAAAGGCTTTGGACTATGATCAGCTCAAGTCAAATCCACTTCAGCTTGCCAACCTGTACAGTAACCTTTCATTGATCTATGTGCAAAATGATCAGCCTGAGGAAGGGGTTAAAATGGCGGAAAAAAGTTTGAATTTGGTAGATTCTCTGGAAATTGATTTTGTTAAGCCCACGGCATACGCCAATGCCGCTATGGCATTTCTTGGAGTGGGAGACCTCGATAAGGCGGAGATTTTAGCAAAAGAATCTCTCCAATTGAGTGAAAATCAAGGAAATATATTTTTGCAGAAATCCGCATGGGGAACTTTGTCTGATGTGTTTGCTGCTAAAAGCGATTTCGAAGGGAGCTTAAAAGCTTACAAAAGATTTTCAGTGTTAAAGGATAGCTTAAACAACCAGAATCGAAGGGTAGCAGTAAGCAGAAAGCAAATGGCATTTGATTTTGATAAAGAACGTGCTCAGGCTCTTGCTGAACTTGAAAGAGAAAAAATAGTACGAAAATACAGCTTAATTCTAGCTAATTTGATTGTCTTGATCCTATTGTGCGGAGTGTATTTTTACAAGAAACGCAGAGATGCCCTAGCAGAAAAAAATGAAGCTGAATTTAGGGCATTGGTCTCGGAAACTGAGCTGAAAGCACTGAGAGCGCAAATGAATCCTCATTTTATTTTTAATTCGCTGAACTCGATCGGAGATTATATCCTCAAAAATGATCTTGATGATGCCCAGGATTATCTTTCCAGCTTCGGTAAACTGATGCGTTTGGTTCTTGAAAATTCAGTTCAAAAGGAAATATCCTTGAGTGATGATGTTGCCTTTTTAGAACTATATCTTCAAGTTGAGAATAAAAGACAACCTGCTAAATTCAACTATACCATCCATCTTGCTGAGAATTTAGAAGCCCAAAATATTTTGGTTCCGCCCATGCTATTACAGCCTTTTGTCGAAAACTGCATTTGGCATGCCTTTCCGGGAAGAGAGGAAAATGGAGAGATTAATATCAATTATCAAAAGCTAGGTGATTTCCTGCATTGCAAGGTAGAGGACAATGGGATTGGTAGAAAAGTAACAAGCTTAGGTTTGGGAAAAAAGTCAAAAGGGATTAGCATTACAGAAAGCAGAATTAGAATCCTCAATGAGCAGTCTGGACTTGAAGGAAAACTTCAGATCACTGATAAGCCGGAGGGTGCGGGGACAATTATTGAAATTATCATACCACTAAATTTAGCTTATTGA
- a CDS encoding PspC domain-containing protein, giving the protein MSTQKIQSYLSKPEKLLLGVCAVLSIKTNMPSLALRIGFIAFTIIFIPLAILSYLILFLAIVSKKSKAINLALTGTLLGVPLSYYFQTEMVQNWRGSGGIISYLVSLPSILEEYHNYVGSAWDIVSNIILAMLVCAAIGGTIGYYLEKNSKRKQV; this is encoded by the coding sequence ATGTCCACTCAAAAAATTCAAAGCTATTTATCTAAACCCGAAAAACTATTGCTTGGAGTTTGTGCAGTCCTGTCTATAAAGACAAATATGCCATCCTTAGCCCTGAGGATAGGTTTTATAGCTTTCACCATCATTTTCATACCATTAGCTATCCTGAGTTACCTGATTCTATTTTTGGCTATAGTATCAAAAAAAAGCAAAGCAATCAACTTAGCACTTACAGGCACTCTTTTGGGAGTACCGCTGAGCTATTACTTCCAAACAGAAATGGTACAAAACTGGAGAGGGAGCGGCGGAATAATCAGCTATTTGGTCAGTTTACCAAGCATATTGGAAGAGTACCATAATTATGTTGGCAGTGCTTGGGATATAGTTAGCAATATCATTTTGGCGATGCTGGTTTGTGCTGCTATAGGTGGCACCATTGGGTATTATTTAGAGAAAAACTCAAAAAGAAAACAAGTATGA
- a CDS encoding DUF7218 family protein, protein MSKNHGPSIKNDDQYEALRREGMSKEKAARIANDPNSGKKGGKAENYEDRSKQDLYDKAKEVGISGRSKMSKDELIQALRNA, encoded by the coding sequence ATGTCTAAAAACCATGGTCCAAGCATCAAAAACGATGATCAATACGAGGCACTGCGAAGAGAAGGAATGAGTAAGGAAAAAGCTGCACGAATCGCAAATGACCCCAATTCGGGCAAAAAAGGTGGCAAAGCAGAGAATTACGAAGACAGAAGCAAACAGGACTTATATGACAAAGCCAAGGAAGTAGGAATCTCTGGAAGGAGTAAAATGTCAAAGGATGAACTCATCCAGGCATTGAGAAACGCTTAG
- a CDS encoding AI-2E family transporter, giving the protein MKSKDLLLIFVLLTLGSYFLVKGLVAATAFLIPLVFAAMLTLICIPLSRKLEHFGVGRGIASFLCVILSLVAFLSIFVVVSAQISNVAEKWPEAQERLKPRLEKAQNFIREKTGISTQEQMQMIYGNAESDSTASPSSSSTQASSEMITEDAKKTIGLIVMDFFGFLGNATLTFIYFFFLLFYRHKVKLSILRFFSEEKKEKAKKVMAESIQLSVDFLVGRLTLILFLAIIYSIGMSIAGLENAILIAVIASLLSLIPFIGNIIGYLLAISLSVFGGAETWSLVVVTLTYGLAQFVESYILEPYVVGKKVDLNPLVTIVIVVLGSSIWGISGMILSIPVAGIMKIIFDATDGLKPLGYALGEEDLDDPDEQGFLSKWGEQIWNKIKGKSK; this is encoded by the coding sequence ATGAAATCAAAGGATTTACTGCTCATATTCGTACTTCTTACCTTGGGATCATACTTCCTGGTCAAAGGTTTAGTGGCAGCTACAGCCTTTCTTATTCCTTTGGTTTTTGCAGCTATGTTGACCCTGATCTGCATCCCGTTATCCAGAAAATTGGAGCATTTTGGGGTGGGAAGAGGTATTGCTTCGTTTCTCTGTGTCATATTGAGCTTGGTCGCTTTTCTTTCTATATTCGTCGTAGTTTCAGCTCAAATCAGTAACGTAGCCGAAAAGTGGCCTGAAGCACAAGAAAGATTAAAACCTAGGCTGGAGAAAGCTCAAAATTTCATCCGAGAAAAAACCGGAATCAGTACACAAGAACAGATGCAAATGATCTATGGAAACGCCGAATCAGACAGTACTGCTTCACCTTCCAGTTCAAGCACACAGGCATCCTCAGAGATGATTACCGAAGATGCCAAAAAAACAATAGGACTGATAGTCATGGATTTTTTTGGGTTTCTGGGCAATGCCACGCTCACCTTTATCTATTTCTTTTTCCTCCTATTTTACCGGCATAAGGTAAAGCTCTCGATTCTGAGGTTTTTCAGTGAAGAGAAAAAAGAAAAAGCCAAAAAAGTCATGGCAGAGTCCATCCAACTCTCTGTAGATTTTTTGGTGGGAAGACTAACACTCATCTTATTTTTAGCTATCATCTATAGCATTGGGATGTCCATTGCCGGATTAGAAAATGCCATATTGATTGCAGTGATCGCGTCCCTCCTTTCACTTATCCCATTTATAGGGAATATCATTGGCTATCTTTTAGCCATAAGTTTAAGTGTATTTGGCGGAGCCGAAACCTGGTCTCTGGTCGTAGTTACACTCACTTACGGATTGGCACAATTCGTTGAATCTTATATTCTAGAACCCTACGTGGTGGGTAAAAAAGTTGATTTAAATCCTCTAGTTACCATAGTCATCGTAGTACTGGGCAGTTCCATTTGGGGAATATCTGGTATGATTCTTAGCATTCCTGTGGCTGGTATCATGAAGATCATTTTTGATGCTACAGATGGTTTAAAACCTCTGGGCTATGCGCTCGGCGAGGAGGATCTAGACGATCCCGATGAGCAAGGATTCCTGAGTAAATGGGGGGAGCAAATCTGGAATAAAATCAAAGGAAAATCTAAATAA
- a CDS encoding ATP-dependent DNA ligase — protein sequence MKRFASLIEELDSTTKTNQKVAALARYFEQADEQDKLWTIAILSHRRPPRPVNTTLLRQYAAELAEIPLWLFEDSYHIVGDLAESIALIIPQDEHLSDQSLSEILEELILLKAKPEEEKKAYVQGMWLQLDYYARFVFTKLLTGSFRIGISQKLMTKALSKVTAVPEDELAYRLMGEWSPGTSSFEELIFGRNEQAYVSKPYPFYLAYALEDELEALGEVSEWAIEHKWDGIRGQVICRKSELFIWSRGDELVTDKYPEISSLEDFLPDGTVIDGEILPFIDGQIGLFNDLQTRIGRKNLSKSILAKVPVIFKSYDLLEFQGNDIRTLSYSERRKLLEGLVTKTNHPVLQLSAQISPNSWQEVVEERALARERRSEGLMLKRKSAAYRVGRKKGDWWKWKTDPLSIDAVLTYAMRGHGRRTNLFTDYTFGLWERNENGEKELVTFAKAYSGLTDKEFAQVDNIIKRTTLERFGPVRSVEPTLVFELAFEGIAFSKRHKSGVAVRFPRIVRWRKDKSIYDADTLDDLKALIPK from the coding sequence ATGAAGAGGTTTGCAAGTTTGATCGAGGAGCTGGACTCCACTACCAAAACCAATCAGAAAGTAGCGGCATTGGCAAGGTACTTTGAGCAGGCAGATGAGCAGGATAAACTCTGGACCATCGCCATACTTTCGCACAGGCGACCTCCGAGACCGGTGAATACCACCTTGCTCCGGCAATACGCAGCAGAACTGGCGGAAATTCCGCTTTGGCTATTCGAAGATAGCTACCACATCGTGGGTGATTTGGCAGAATCCATCGCACTGATAATTCCACAGGATGAGCATCTCAGTGATCAGTCACTTTCAGAGATTCTGGAAGAACTAATTTTGCTGAAGGCAAAGCCTGAAGAAGAAAAAAAAGCTTACGTACAAGGTATGTGGCTTCAGCTTGATTATTACGCCCGTTTTGTCTTCACCAAATTGCTCACAGGGTCTTTTCGTATAGGCATCAGTCAGAAGTTAATGACTAAGGCACTCTCCAAAGTTACAGCAGTTCCAGAGGATGAGCTTGCCTATAGACTGATGGGGGAGTGGAGTCCGGGCACTAGCAGTTTTGAAGAGTTAATATTTGGTAGAAATGAGCAGGCCTATGTTTCCAAACCCTATCCATTTTATTTGGCTTATGCGCTGGAAGATGAGCTCGAAGCGCTTGGGGAGGTATCGGAATGGGCTATTGAGCACAAATGGGATGGAATCCGGGGACAGGTGATTTGCAGGAAATCTGAGCTATTCATCTGGAGCAGAGGAGATGAATTGGTCACGGATAAATATCCTGAAATTTCCTCACTAGAGGATTTTCTTCCTGATGGGACTGTGATAGATGGGGAGATTTTGCCATTTATAGATGGGCAGATCGGTTTATTTAATGACCTGCAAACCAGGATTGGAAGAAAGAATTTGAGCAAAAGTATCCTGGCCAAAGTTCCTGTGATTTTCAAATCCTATGACCTACTGGAATTTCAGGGAAATGATATCAGAACTCTATCTTATTCGGAAAGAAGAAAACTTCTGGAGGGACTCGTTACAAAAACTAATCATCCTGTTTTACAGCTTTCAGCGCAAATTTCCCCAAATTCCTGGCAGGAAGTAGTAGAGGAAAGGGCACTGGCCAGAGAAAGAAGGAGTGAGGGCCTTATGTTAAAAAGAAAATCAGCAGCCTACCGCGTCGGAAGGAAAAAAGGGGATTGGTGGAAGTGGAAAACCGATCCATTGAGTATAGACGCTGTACTGACTTATGCCATGAGAGGACACGGAAGACGAACCAATTTATTCACTGATTACACCTTTGGGCTCTGGGAGAGGAATGAAAACGGAGAAAAGGAGTTGGTGACTTTTGCCAAAGCCTATTCAGGATTGACGGATAAGGAATTTGCCCAAGTGGATAACATCATTAAGCGCACCACGCTGGAGCGATTTGGTCCGGTCAGGAGTGTGGAACCTACCTTAGTTTTCGAGCTGGCATTTGAGGGGATCGCTTTCTCCAAGCGTCATAAAAGCGGGGTAGCGGTGAGATTCCCGAGAATTGTACGTTGGCGTAAGGATAAATCCATATACGATGCCGACACCTTAGATGACCTTAAAGCACTTATTCCAAAGTAA